A DNA window from Turicibacter sp. TJ11 contains the following coding sequences:
- a CDS encoding phospholipase D family protein, translating into MGMQFFLRSNQQRSNFRRALNQLMSTRGETLILSTGYISSSLFNDYNHDDFFHAIRNGFKDLPYTEIIIIGGMFDSNLKNQYQFEGFIKYLMYLGYKVTYYKPRYLNWHAKIAMKLINKTPVMAIIGSSNLTAPAYSEYNYTHKDYKFNIECDLLIWDHDLLDNFKGIDVIETSDEKEIDYEELQEQKITILLDTLYQALQTHDSLKTISRNHLIERSNTPLEMLNYLEHTFFESSNSELDTRLLEIISDICFEIDVIRSMKKNGSTLEQRFTMSHILDLHPTLNDSKLLSLLKTEVQRYERFSEIIEWHQLKENWFYPDEHQKLIEEIKNTVSPCDEIICLIEKLGAFSALEVTFSTWKYKKLVTTLNLNAIHLSLPSEMKKELYEIIQIKINEN; encoded by the coding sequence GTGGGAATGCAGTTTTTCTTACGTTCAAATCAACAACGGTCTAACTTTAGACGAGCATTAAATCAACTCATGTCTACTCGTGGGGAAACACTTATTTTAAGCACTGGTTATATTAGTAGTAGTTTATTTAACGATTACAATCACGATGATTTCTTTCATGCGATTCGTAACGGTTTTAAAGATTTGCCCTATACTGAGATTATCATTATTGGTGGGATGTTTGATTCTAATTTAAAAAATCAATATCAGTTTGAAGGATTTATTAAATATTTAATGTATTTAGGCTATAAAGTAACTTACTACAAGCCTAGATATTTAAATTGGCATGCAAAAATCGCCATGAAACTCATTAACAAAACACCCGTTATGGCCATCATAGGGAGCAGCAATTTAACTGCACCCGCTTATTCCGAGTATAACTATACTCATAAAGACTATAAGTTCAATATTGAATGTGATCTACTCATTTGGGATCACGACTTATTAGATAATTTCAAAGGGATTGATGTGATAGAAACTAGTGATGAAAAAGAGATTGACTATGAAGAACTTCAAGAGCAAAAAATTACAATCCTACTAGACACGTTGTATCAAGCACTCCAAACTCATGATTCACTAAAGACAATCTCACGTAATCATCTCATTGAGCGATCAAATACCCCGTTAGAGATGTTAAACTATTTAGAACATACATTTTTTGAGTCATCTAATTCAGAATTAGACACTAGACTATTAGAAATCATTAGCGATATATGCTTTGAAATAGATGTCATCCGAAGTATGAAAAAAAATGGTTCTACCTTAGAGCAACGTTTTACCATGAGCCATATTTTAGATTTGCATCCTACTCTAAATGACAGTAAACTACTCAGTCTTTTGAAGACCGAGGTTCAACGCTATGAACGTTTCTCAGAAATCATTGAATGGCATCAATTAAAGGAAAATTGGTTTTATCCGGATGAACATCAAAAACTTATTGAAGAAATTAAGAATACTGTTTCTCCTTGCGATGAAATTATTTGCTTAATTGAGAAGTTGGGCGCTTTTTCAGCATTAGAAGTCACTTTTAGCACATGGAAATATAAAAAGCTAGTGACAACCCTAAACTTAAATGCTATCCATCTTTCTCTCCCTTCTGAGATGAAAAAAGAATTATATGAAATCATCCAAATAAAAATAAATGAAAATTGA
- a CDS encoding Abi family protein — MASKVKSIDGLMRHLRDTHNIDIKGSIQKQKLRHIGYYHGYKGYRYFKTPNNQFLFTDFNQVLAINEFDMALKALLYPKIMFIETAIKNYTLEVILDCTGTDSFNDVYSNLLTHYNSFPVASKDYKSELKQRLELQNKIYSSLSRNYTTKLVIQHYYHQDRNVPIWAIFEVITLGEFGKFIHCLNQNTRKLISTSIGLNQSFDTDAKLTESIIYLLRDLRNAVAHNDIIFDTRFKTGQVKKTLIHSISYDSKVQGINFNTITDYIILISFILKQLEVSKTEISKMISNFDHLKEEFRKKIPYNIYSKIIHTDTNNKLLELRNYIKL; from the coding sequence ATGGCTTCTAAAGTTAAGAGTATTGATGGGTTAATGCGTCATTTACGTGATACTCACAATATTGATATTAAAGGTAGTATTCAAAAACAAAAGTTACGTCATATAGGGTACTATCATGGTTATAAAGGTTATCGTTATTTTAAAACGCCTAATAATCAATTTTTGTTCACAGATTTTAATCAGGTATTAGCGATAAATGAATTTGATATGGCATTAAAAGCTCTGCTTTATCCCAAAATCATGTTTATTGAAACAGCTATTAAAAATTATACTTTAGAAGTTATATTAGATTGTACCGGAACTGATTCTTTTAATGACGTATATTCTAATCTCCTAACACATTACAATTCATTTCCAGTTGCTTCAAAGGATTATAAATCTGAGTTAAAGCAACGTCTAGAACTACAAAATAAAATTTATAGTTCGCTTTCTCGTAATTATACTACTAAATTGGTCATTCAACATTATTACCATCAAGATAGAAATGTCCCAATTTGGGCAATTTTCGAGGTCATTACTCTAGGTGAATTCGGAAAATTCATTCATTGTCTAAATCAAAATACACGTAAGCTAATTTCAACATCGATTGGCTTAAATCAAAGTTTTGATACGGATGCTAAACTAACTGAGTCTATTATCTACTTGTTAAGAGATCTGAGAAATGCTGTTGCTCATAATGATATTATCTTTGATACTCGATTCAAAACCGGTCAGGTAAAAAAGACTCTAATACATTCCATTTCATATGACTCTAAAGTTCAAGGTATTAATTTTAATACCATAACTGATTATATTATTTTAATTAGCTTTATCCTAAAGCAGTTAGAAGTTTCTAAAACAGAAATAAGCAAAATGATTTCTAATTTTGATCACCTAAAAGAAGAGTTTCGAAAAAAAATACCATACAACATATACTCCAAAATTATTCATACTGACACAAATAATAAATTGTTAGAATTAAGAAATTATATTAAACTTTAA
- a CDS encoding 2-dehydropantoate 2-reductase, producing MKIAIAGAGAMGSRFGMMLHQAGNDVILIDQWEEHVSAIKHNGLKAIHDGETIIENIPAFLPKDITDYHDEIDTVILFTKAMQLDDMLQSITSILSEHTTVLCLLNGLGHEDTIKNYVAKENILLGNTMWTAGLTGPGEVNMFGHGSVELQNIHPKGQDAALELVQVFNEAGLNCKYSEDMMYSIWRKACVNGTLNGTCTILDANIASFGSTSVTDEIIRTIIHEFALVAKHEGILLDEEEIVNHVKSTFDPHGIGHHYPSMYQDLIQKHRLTEIDYINGAVCKKGETYQIATPYCQFLTQLVHAKEELLKAK from the coding sequence ATGAAAATAGCCATTGCTGGAGCAGGTGCGATGGGAAGTCGATTTGGAATGATGTTACATCAAGCGGGAAATGACGTGATTTTGATTGACCAATGGGAAGAACATGTGAGTGCCATTAAACATAACGGTCTAAAAGCCATTCATGATGGTGAAACAATTATTGAGAATATTCCTGCCTTTCTTCCAAAGGACATAACAGATTATCATGATGAAATTGATACGGTCATCTTATTTACAAAAGCGATGCAGTTAGATGACATGTTACAATCGATTACTTCTATCTTATCTGAACATACGACCGTTTTATGTCTACTAAACGGATTAGGTCATGAAGATACGATCAAAAATTATGTCGCTAAAGAAAACATTTTACTTGGAAACACGATGTGGACGGCTGGTCTAACAGGACCTGGTGAGGTCAACATGTTTGGTCATGGAAGTGTTGAATTACAAAATATTCATCCAAAGGGACAAGACGCGGCGCTTGAACTGGTTCAAGTGTTTAACGAAGCAGGATTAAACTGCAAATATAGTGAAGATATGATGTATTCAATCTGGAGAAAAGCTTGTGTGAACGGGACATTAAACGGAACATGTACGATTTTAGATGCTAATATTGCAAGTTTTGGATCTACAAGCGTCACAGATGAAATCATTCGTACGATCATTCATGAATTTGCATTAGTCGCTAAGCACGAGGGAATTCTTTTAGATGAAGAAGAAATTGTCAATCATGTTAAATCGACCTTTGATCCTCACGGAATCGGACATCATTATCCATCGATGTATCAAGATTTAATTCAAAAACATCGTCTAACTGAAATTGATTATATAAACGGGGCTGTCTGTAAAAAAGGAGAAACCTATCAGATTGCAACCCCTTATTGTCAATTTTTAACGCAGTTAGTTCATGCCAAAGAAGAACTTTTAAAAGCTAAATAA
- a CDS encoding PTS transporter subunit IIC — protein sequence MSNQPKITSKLFFNKVLSGTALGIIIGLMPNAVLGSILKYFPQTNFVILLSQTVVLFQLATPLLIGALIALQFKLNPMQTAVVAGACLVGSGVTMYNAELGVYLSAGTGDIINTMLTASIAIFLILLVADRFGAVNIILSPILIGAGSGLIGLYLLPYVKSFTTLIGDGINSFTTLQPILMSLLIACSFAILIISPISTVAIALAIQLNGVSAGSAAMGVAATTLVLVVHSLKVNKSGVTLAIALGAMKTMMPNLFRYPIILIPILFTASLSSLPVALFNVMGTASSAGFGLVGLVGPLASIDAGLNLLTAIVVWFIIPTLSALLSLLIFEKGLKLYKKEEAFAYLG from the coding sequence ATGTCAAATCAGCCAAAAATAACTTCAAAACTCTTTTTCAATAAAGTTCTGTCTGGTACTGCATTAGGAATTATCATCGGTCTGATGCCAAATGCGGTACTAGGATCGATTTTAAAGTATTTTCCTCAAACAAACTTTGTCATCTTATTAAGTCAAACCGTTGTCCTATTTCAATTAGCTACTCCACTATTAATCGGTGCGCTAATTGCCCTACAGTTTAAACTGAATCCGATGCAAACAGCCGTTGTTGCAGGAGCATGTTTAGTGGGATCTGGTGTAACCATGTATAACGCTGAACTAGGTGTCTATCTGAGTGCTGGAACAGGTGACATCATCAATACGATGCTAACAGCTTCAATAGCCATTTTTTTAATTTTGTTAGTTGCTGATCGATTTGGTGCAGTTAATATTATCTTATCTCCTATTTTAATTGGAGCCGGTTCTGGGTTAATCGGTTTATATCTACTTCCGTATGTTAAAAGCTTCACTACATTAATTGGGGATGGCATTAATTCATTTACGACGTTACAACCCATATTGATGAGTTTACTCATTGCCTGTTCATTTGCCATCTTAATTATTTCTCCTATCTCAACCGTTGCCATTGCATTAGCTATTCAATTAAATGGTGTTTCTGCAGGCTCAGCAGCCATGGGCGTTGCAGCCACAACATTAGTGCTTGTGGTTCACTCACTCAAAGTCAATAAATCAGGAGTAACTCTTGCCATTGCATTAGGCGCCATGAAAACGATGATGCCAAATCTATTTCGTTATCCTATCATATTAATTCCCATTTTATTTACCGCTTCTTTATCCTCTCTACCTGTGGCACTATTTAATGTCATGGGAACCGCATCTTCCGCTGGATTTGGCTTAGTTGGATTAGTTGGGCCATTAGCTTCAATTGACGCCGGATTAAATCTACTGACAGCGATCGTTGTCTGGTTTATTATTCCGACTCTAAGTGCTCTACTGTCATTATTAATTTTTGAAAAAGGACTTAAACTTTATAAAAAAGAAGAAGCATTTGCGTATCTTGGATAA
- a CDS encoding glycoside hydrolase family 1 protein: MKNNNKFPKGFLWGGATAANQCEGAWNVDGKGLSVADCSKFKPDVDPKDYIAQHGITLQDIKEAMESEDTILYGKRRGIDFYNRFREDLDLFAEMGFKVLRVSIAWTRIFPTGVEEQPNEKGLLYYEELFKEMRARNIEPLVTLHHYEMPLYLSDHYGGWYSREVIEMFVKFCKVVFDRYKHLVKYWLTFNEIDSIFRHPFTTAGIVTERYPKEKQEEIIYQALHHQFVASALATKCLHEIIPQAKMGCMVTRTLTYPENCHPKNCLLALKTNRENYFYADVQVFGMYPRFIKEEWKAKRIFIKFNEEDEEILKSYPVDFVSFSYYMSLVSSIEAEKKEKVNGNLSTGVKNPYLDVTEWNWQVDPIGLEYSLVEMYDRYKKPLFIAENGIGAKDIVNDNGIIIDDYRIEYYRQHIEAIASAISDGVEVMGYTPWGCIDLVSMSTCQMSKRYGFIYVDADDYGNGTYSRIKKKSFYWYKKVIESNGVHLQ, translated from the coding sequence ATGAAGAATAATAATAAATTTCCTAAAGGATTTTTGTGGGGGGGAGCTACAGCAGCTAACCAATGTGAAGGTGCATGGAATGTTGATGGAAAAGGATTATCTGTTGCAGATTGTAGTAAATTTAAACCAGATGTTGATCCAAAAGACTATATTGCTCAACATGGGATTACTTTACAAGATATAAAAGAAGCAATGGAAAGTGAAGATACCATTTTATATGGGAAAAGAAGAGGAATTGATTTTTACAATCGATTTAGAGAAGACTTAGATTTATTTGCAGAGATGGGATTTAAAGTATTACGAGTTTCAATAGCATGGACACGGATTTTTCCAACAGGGGTTGAGGAACAGCCAAATGAAAAAGGTTTACTGTATTATGAAGAGCTATTTAAAGAAATGAGAGCTCGAAATATTGAGCCACTTGTTACGTTACATCATTATGAAATGCCACTATATCTTTCTGATCACTATGGTGGATGGTATAGTAGAGAAGTTATTGAAATGTTTGTTAAATTTTGCAAGGTAGTCTTTGATCGATATAAACATTTAGTTAAGTATTGGTTAACATTTAATGAAATTGATAGTATCTTTCGTCACCCATTTACAACAGCTGGGATTGTAACAGAACGTTACCCGAAGGAAAAGCAAGAAGAGATCATTTATCAAGCTTTACATCATCAATTTGTGGCTAGTGCATTAGCTACAAAATGTTTACACGAAATTATTCCTCAGGCAAAAATGGGATGTATGGTTACTCGAACACTTACTTATCCTGAAAACTGTCACCCTAAAAACTGTTTATTGGCTTTAAAAACTAATCGTGAAAATTATTTTTATGCAGACGTACAAGTTTTTGGAATGTATCCTAGATTTATAAAAGAAGAATGGAAAGCAAAAAGAATATTTATTAAATTTAACGAAGAAGATGAAGAGATTTTAAAAAGTTATCCTGTTGATTTCGTTTCATTTAGTTATTATATGTCATTAGTTTCAAGCATTGAAGCTGAAAAAAAAGAGAAGGTAAATGGAAATCTATCTACAGGAGTAAAAAATCCATATTTAGATGTAACTGAGTGGAATTGGCAAGTTGATCCTATCGGCCTAGAATATTCATTAGTTGAGATGTACGATCGATATAAAAAACCGTTGTTTATTGCTGAAAATGGTATTGGTGCTAAAGATATAGTAAACGATAATGGGATTATAATAGACGATTACAGAATTGAATATTATCGACAACATATTGAAGCAATTGCTAGTGCTATTAGCGATGGAGTAGAGGTAATGGGATATACGCCTTGGGGATGTATTGATTTAGTTAGTATGTCAACGTGCCAAATGAGTAAAAGATATGGATTTATTTATGTAGATGCTGATGATTACGGTAATGGAACTTATAGTAGAATAAAGAAAAAGTCTTTTTACTGGTATAAGAAAGTTATTGAATCAAATGGAGTGCATCTACAGTAA
- a CDS encoding PTS sugar transporter subunit IIC, whose amino-acid sequence MSKLSENFEDFLMLIAEKVDDNKYLSAIKNTFTIYMPFVIVGSFSTLCKLLLCSETIGVAKWIPGLVKIAPAFTAVNFATLTVMTLPIVFLLGMQLAKKNKTPDFITGVIALLAYISVVPNEVGVIINEISGSAPGLSSSVMGAQGLFIGMILTIIVAEVFKLLYNIDRLNIKMPKEVPAQIATSFNTLIPIFITLSIFSIFGVLFKELSGVYINEYVYQIIQAPLESIFQSPLGIVAIVIFMQFFWFLGIHGGLVISPIRNPLMIAALATNIELVEKGLTATEPITAGFWNVFVTCGGAGVTLALIFSLLLFGKRKEERAVAKLALAPGICGISEPLVFGLPLVLNPIYALPFIINSAVATMIALVAINIGFIAPSTIDVPFGIPIILNAFIGFGWKGIIVQIVLLIVCTLIWTPFVLISNKQGMKDIK is encoded by the coding sequence GTGTCAAAGTTATCTGAAAATTTCGAAGATTTTTTGATGTTAATTGCAGAAAAAGTAGACGATAATAAGTATCTATCTGCAATAAAAAATACTTTTACTATTTATATGCCATTTGTTATTGTTGGATCATTTTCAACATTATGTAAGTTATTACTTTGTAGTGAAACAATTGGAGTTGCGAAATGGATACCAGGGCTAGTAAAAATTGCTCCTGCCTTTACTGCTGTTAATTTTGCAACATTAACCGTTATGACATTGCCAATTGTATTTTTATTAGGAATGCAACTAGCTAAGAAAAATAAAACTCCTGATTTTATTACCGGTGTCATAGCCTTACTTGCTTATATTTCAGTAGTACCAAACGAGGTAGGAGTAATTATTAATGAAATTTCAGGGTCCGCACCAGGTCTTTCGAGTAGTGTAATGGGAGCCCAAGGACTTTTTATTGGAATGATTTTAACAATTATTGTAGCTGAAGTATTTAAATTACTCTATAACATTGATAGGTTAAACATTAAAATGCCAAAAGAAGTTCCGGCACAAATAGCAACATCTTTTAATACACTTATACCTATCTTTATTACATTATCTATTTTTTCAATTTTCGGAGTCTTATTTAAAGAGTTAAGTGGTGTATATATAAATGAGTATGTATATCAAATTATTCAAGCTCCACTTGAGTCAATATTCCAAAGTCCACTCGGAATCGTAGCAATAGTTATATTTATGCAGTTTTTCTGGTTTTTAGGAATACATGGAGGATTGGTTATCTCACCAATACGTAATCCATTAATGATCGCTGCGTTAGCTACAAATATTGAATTAGTAGAGAAAGGATTAACAGCGACTGAACCAATTACAGCAGGTTTTTGGAATGTCTTTGTTACCTGTGGAGGAGCAGGAGTGACGCTAGCTTTAATTTTCTCATTGCTCCTTTTTGGAAAAAGAAAAGAAGAGCGAGCAGTTGCAAAGCTAGCACTTGCACCAGGTATTTGTGGAATTAGTGAGCCGTTGGTATTTGGATTACCGCTTGTACTTAATCCTATTTATGCATTGCCATTTATTATTAACTCAGCGGTTGCTACTATGATTGCTTTAGTTGCTATTAACATTGGATTCATTGCTCCCTCTACCATTGATGTACCATTTGGAATTCCAATCATACTAAACGCATTTATAGGATTTGGTTGGAAAGGAATCATTGTACAGATAGTTTTATTAATTGTTTGTACATTAATTTGGACACCATTTGTATTAATTTCAAATAAACAAGGAATGAAGGACATTAAATAA
- a CDS encoding PTS sugar transporter subunit IIB, protein MKIMLACCAGMSTSIVVSKMEEAAKKQGKDYKIWAVEQGQIEEELGNFDVLLLGPQVRHIQRKVKKIVGDSFPMGVIDPIAYGRCDGEAVLNQAEELFNQK, encoded by the coding sequence ATGAAAATTATGTTAGCATGTTGTGCTGGAATGTCAACAAGTATAGTAGTGTCAAAAATGGAAGAAGCAGCGAAAAAACAAGGAAAAGATTATAAAATTTGGGCTGTTGAACAGGGACAGATAGAGGAAGAATTGGGGAATTTTGATGTATTATTGCTTGGGCCTCAAGTAAGACACATTCAACGAAAAGTAAAAAAAATAGTTGGCGATTCATTTCCAATGGGAGTTATTGATCCAATTGCATACGGTAGATGTGATGGCGAGGCTGTACTAAATCAAGCTGAAGAGTTATTCAATCAAAAATAA
- a CDS encoding ABC transporter ATP-binding protein, whose protein sequence is MNQTNEQKGSLIKLFHYCRKYLPLILIALIGASIGTVLTLFGPDKLSEMTDLITGGLFGSMDLEAIADIGWTLVIIYGVSFILSLGQGLIMANITQRISKQLRTALSDKVNKLPMAYYNNTTTGDILSRVTNDIDTIGQTLNQSIGMLVTALCLFIGSLIMMFKTNVIMSLTAILSILLGFVLMMLLMKTSQKYFLSQQESLGAINGHVEEVYSGHFIVKAYNGENQMREAFETINENLRDSAYKAQFLSGLMMPMMMFIGNLGYVAVCIVGAVLAMNDKISFGVIVAFIMYIRYFTQPLAQMAQAAQSLQSASAASHRVFEFLEAEEMEDERHKQQKLTSATGKVEFKNVQFSYSKHGKPVIKNFSTLAKPGQKIAIVGPTGAGKTTLVNLLMRFNEINGGDILIDDVSIHDLTRENIHDLFCMVLQDTWLFEGSIKENLIYNQDHITDEQVQQACQAVGLHHFIETLHDGYDTILNDKVNLSAGQKQQLTIARAMLKQAPMLILDEATSSVDTRTELLIQQAMDQLMEGRTSFVIAHRLSTIKNADVILVLKDGDILESGNHEELLAKNGFYAELYNSQFEQAEE, encoded by the coding sequence ATGAATCAAACAAACGAACAAAAAGGGAGTTTAATTAAGCTATTTCATTATTGTAGAAAATATCTTCCACTCATTTTAATCGCCTTAATCGGAGCTTCAATCGGAACGGTTCTAACGTTATTTGGACCGGATAAATTATCAGAAATGACCGATTTAATTACAGGTGGTTTATTTGGAAGTATGGATTTAGAGGCGATTGCCGATATTGGATGGACGTTAGTTATCATTTACGGTGTAAGTTTTATTTTGTCATTAGGTCAAGGCTTAATTATGGCGAATATTACTCAACGTATTTCTAAACAGTTAAGAACAGCGTTATCAGATAAAGTAAACAAGTTACCAATGGCTTATTATAATAACACGACAACAGGTGATATTTTATCGCGTGTGACAAATGATATTGATACGATCGGTCAAACGTTAAATCAAAGTATTGGAATGTTAGTTACGGCGCTGTGTTTATTTATCGGTTCATTGATCATGATGTTTAAAACAAATGTCATCATGTCACTCACAGCTATTTTATCGATTTTACTAGGATTCGTTTTAATGATGTTACTCATGAAAACATCTCAAAAATATTTCTTAAGTCAACAAGAATCGTTAGGTGCGATTAATGGTCATGTTGAAGAAGTTTATAGCGGTCATTTTATCGTTAAAGCTTATAACGGTGAAAATCAAATGCGTGAAGCCTTTGAAACCATTAATGAAAATTTACGAGACAGCGCCTATAAAGCTCAGTTTTTATCTGGATTAATGATGCCAATGATGATGTTTATCGGAAACTTAGGTTATGTCGCCGTTTGTATTGTTGGAGCTGTTTTAGCCATGAATGATAAGATCTCATTTGGAGTCATTGTGGCATTTATTATGTATATCCGTTACTTTACTCAACCACTTGCTCAAATGGCGCAAGCTGCCCAAAGTTTACAATCAGCATCAGCGGCAAGTCATCGAGTATTTGAATTTTTAGAAGCAGAAGAGATGGAAGATGAACGTCATAAACAACAGAAGTTAACTTCTGCTACAGGAAAAGTTGAATTTAAAAACGTTCAATTCTCTTATTCAAAACACGGAAAACCTGTCATTAAAAACTTCTCAACACTTGCTAAACCGGGACAAAAAATTGCCATTGTTGGTCCAACAGGAGCAGGGAAAACAACGCTTGTTAATTTATTAATGCGATTTAATGAAATTAACGGGGGAGACATTTTAATTGATGATGTTTCGATTCATGACTTAACGCGTGAAAATATCCATGACTTATTCTGTATGGTATTACAAGATACGTGGTTATTTGAAGGAAGCATTAAGGAAAATTTAATTTATAATCAGGATCATATTACAGATGAACAAGTTCAACAGGCTTGTCAGGCGGTTGGATTACATCATTTCATCGAAACGTTACACGATGGTTATGACACGATTTTAAATGATAAAGTCAATTTATCAGCCGGTCAAAAACAACAGTTAACGATTGCACGTGCGATGTTAAAACAAGCACCGATGTTAATTTTAGATGAGGCGACAAGTTCAGTTGATACACGAACAGAACTACTAATTCAGCAAGCGATGGATCAACTCATGGAAGGGCGTACCTCATTTGTGATTGCTCACCGTCTATCAACGATTAAAAATGCAGATGTGATCTTAGTCTTAAAAGATGGAGATATTTTAGAAAGCGGAAATCATGAAGAATTACTAGCTAAAAACGGCTTCTACGCTGAACTTTATAATAGCCAATTTGAACAAGCAGAAGAATAA
- a CDS encoding ABC transporter ATP-binding protein — MIQLFKKLKAIEWGLFGVSFIFIVTQVWLDLKIPDYMSEITRLVQTPGSEMKDILVAGGWMLLCAFGSLATSMVVAAISAKIASNLSARLRFILFDKVQSFSMEEINHFSTSSLVTRSTNDVNQVQMFIVMGLQMLIKAPILAGWALMKIMDKSWQWTLSTGVAVIALLVIVGVCVLIALPKFKRVQKLTDNLNRIARENITGLRVVRAYNAEDYQEDKFEIANKELTSTNLFTNSVLAFLMPSISLIMSGLSLAIYWVGAIVINEADLPSKMTLFSDMIVFSSYAMQVVMAFMMLIMIFMILPRATVSAKRINEVLNTKVTIENGTVEESPAGISGEIEFKNVGFKYPDADDCVIKDITFKANRGETIAFIGSTGCGKSTLVNLIPRFYDVSEGEILLNGINVKDYDQKALRNKIGYVSQKAVLFGGTVQSNVSFGDNGKASADIHQVMDAIDIAQSTDFVEKMDGSYEAHVAQGGTNLSGGQKQRLSIARAIARRPEILIFDDSFSALDYKTDRRLRSALKKETLGTTLLIVAQRIGTIKDADKIIVLDEGKIVGVGSHEDLMKTCDVYQEIAYSQLSKEELA; from the coding sequence ATGATTCAATTATTTAAAAAATTAAAAGCAATTGAATGGGGTTTATTTGGTGTTAGCTTCATTTTTATTGTGACTCAAGTTTGGTTAGATTTAAAAATACCAGATTATATGAGTGAAATTACTCGACTGGTTCAAACGCCAGGAAGTGAAATGAAGGATATTTTAGTAGCGGGAGGCTGGATGTTACTTTGTGCATTTGGAAGTTTGGCAACTTCAATGGTTGTAGCAGCGATCTCTGCTAAAATTGCGTCAAACCTTTCAGCTCGTTTACGCTTCATTTTATTTGATAAAGTTCAGTCATTTTCGATGGAAGAGATTAATCATTTTTCAACGTCAAGTTTAGTCACTCGTTCAACAAACGACGTCAATCAAGTTCAAATGTTCATTGTCATGGGGTTACAAATGTTAATTAAGGCTCCTATTTTAGCTGGATGGGCATTAATGAAAATCATGGATAAAAGTTGGCAATGGACACTATCAACGGGAGTGGCTGTCATCGCCTTATTAGTCATCGTTGGAGTTTGTGTGTTAATTGCTCTTCCAAAGTTTAAACGTGTTCAAAAGTTAACAGATAATTTAAATCGAATTGCTCGCGAAAACATCACAGGATTACGTGTGGTTCGTGCTTATAATGCGGAGGACTATCAAGAAGACAAGTTTGAAATAGCGAATAAAGAATTAACGAGCACTAACTTATTTACGAACTCTGTATTAGCCTTTTTAATGCCAAGTATTAGTTTAATTATGAGTGGATTAAGTTTAGCGATTTATTGGGTAGGGGCTATTGTGATTAATGAAGCTGATCTGCCATCTAAAATGACGCTATTTTCAGATATGATAGTTTTTTCATCTTATGCGATGCAAGTCGTGATGGCGTTTATGATGTTAATTATGATTTTTATGATTTTACCGCGTGCCACTGTTTCAGCGAAACGTATTAACGAAGTTTTAAATACAAAAGTAACGATTGAAAACGGAACAGTCGAAGAATCACCAGCCGGTATATCAGGTGAAATTGAATTTAAAAATGTTGGCTTTAAGTATCCAGATGCGGACGATTGTGTGATTAAAGATATTACCTTTAAAGCAAATCGTGGAGAAACGATTGCGTTCATTGGTTCAACAGGGTGTGGAAAAAGTACACTGGTTAACTTAATTCCACGTTTTTATGATGTTAGTGAAGGTGAGATTTTACTCAATGGTATTAACGTTAAAGATTATGATCAAAAGGCGTTACGTAACAAAATCGGTTATGTTTCACAAAAAGCGGTCTTATTTGGTGGAACGGTTCAATCAAATGTTTCTTTTGGTGATAATGGAAAGGCATCAGCAGATATTCATCAAGTGATGGATGCGATTGACATTGCACAGTCAACGGATTTTGTTGAAAAGATGGATGGAAGTTATGAGGCACATGTTGCTCAAGGTGGAACGAATCTTTCAGGTGGACAAAAGCAACGTTTATCGATTGCTCGTGCGATTGCTCGTCGCCCAGAAATTTTAATTTTTGATGATTCTTTCTCAGCACTTGATTATAAAACGGATCGTCGATTAAGAAGTGCGCTAAAAAAAGAAACGTTAGGAACAACATTACTTATTGTCGCTCAGCGAATTGGAACGATTAAAGATGCGGATAAAATTATTGTTTTAGATGAAGGGAAGATTGTTGGGGTAGGATCGCATGAAGACTTAATGAAAACATGTGACGTTTATCAAGAGATTGCCTATTCTCAGCTTTCAAAGGAGGAATTAGCGTAA